The DNA sequence GCGACAAGCAGATTCTTAGTTCTGTTTGAAGTGGTTGTCATCAATTCCCAGTCATCGGAGTCGATGGCGTCGTTTTCGTTCTTGTCCATCCCGCGCATAAAGTTCCAGGTTCTGGTACCCAGATCTGATTCACCAACTTTGTTGTCGGTGTTCTTGTCGTGCGTGGCCAGGAACTCTGCCCAAGGCGCCCTTGGTGAATCGAATCCTCCGGGACACCAGGCGCCCTGATAAAGGCGGCCATTCCCCAGCACAGGAGTTGTGCACGATACCGGACTTAAACCGTCCACAAGCCAACGCTGTTTTCCTGATTCAAGGTCATAGGAGTTGAGCTGAACCGATCCGGGAACGATTATCTGATCATCCCAGACGATGGGTGTTCCATAACCACCCCTTGCCTCGGGTCGGGCAGATTCCCAGCGTAGTTTTCCATTCGTCACGTCGAAGGCGATCAGCCGGGCATTTACGCGGTCATCGCGAATGAGATAAACGTTATTATTCGCTATGATGGGTGAGGTGCTCGATCCGTAACGTCCATGTGTCCATGCGGTAGGCATTTCGTACTTCCAGAGCTCTTTGCCGTTGAGGTCATAGCAAATCACCCCGAACGAGCCGAAATAACTAACGACATGGCTCCCGTCGGTTGCTGGTGTTGGCGCGGCTGGACTGTTGTCGAATTGATGGTACTCCTCCAACTGCGCAGGTTTCACTCCTCGTTTCCACAGCAGCTTGCCGTTGGTCCTATCATAACAACGCGTCTCCAGGCTACCTTCATCCCAGGTCGTTAGAAATAGTTTATCTCCCCAGACCGATGGCGAAGAGGGCGACCAGGGAACGTCGATAGCCCACGACACATTCGATTCGGGGCCGATTTCAATCGGCGGCTTCCCATTCTCTGAAATGCCCGAAGCATTAGGTCCGCGAAACTGCGACCAGCTGGCAGGCTGTGATTTGTGATGATTCGCCGACACGTCTGTAGCGACGAAAATTATTAAACAAAATAGCGAGATGATCCTGATCGAAATTTTCATAATGGTGGTTTAGTCTGGAACTTTGGACATATCAATGATCAACCCCTTCAATCTGGGAATTAACTGGTTGAAGCATTGAATCCAGAAATTTCTGATTTCTTTCGGGATCGCTCCCTTCAAGGATTTTATCGACGATTTCCACAAATTCTTTATCCTCTTCCTCCCTTAAATGAGCCCACCAACGACGACCTACTTGATTGCCCAGATGCCAATCCAGGTATTGAGTCATTTTATTCAAGGTCTCCTCGTCCACCAGACCGTAGATCTGCATGTCTTTTAGCCTGGAGATTTGAATGAGCCCGTAATTGAAGTAGCGATCCAGTGCTGCCAGGTCTTCCTTCAAAAGTTCGTCAGGTGAGTAGACAGCGCGGGTCCATGATAAGTGTGGCGTGTCCCCCATCATTTTCAGTTCAAGTTGCATGTCCGCCAAATGATAGTCGTTAAGTATCTGAGCCTTGGTAATCTCGGTGTTTTGCCTGATCTCAACGGCAACGAGAATCAAACCAGCAAAGACTCCGATGTTGGCGAGGATGGTAATCCATTTTTCTACTGTGGGAAGTTTCATTTGAGAATGGGGAATAATAACTAGAGCTGTCCTACTTCGGCAAATCCAAAGCAGGGTTCCGATCAAAGAAATCGAAAGGACGAAGCTCAAAGGAATGCCAG is a window from the Verrucomicrobiota bacterium genome containing:
- a CDS encoding PQQ-binding-like beta-propeller repeat protein, with protein sequence MKISIRIISLFCLIIFVATDVSANHHKSQPASWSQFRGPNASGISENGKPPIEIGPESNVSWAIDVPWSPSSPSVWGDKLFLTTWDEGSLETRCYDRTNGKLLWKRGVKPAQLEEYHQFDNSPAAPTPATDGSHVVSYFGSFGVICYDLNGKELWKYEMPTAWTHGRYGSSTSPIIANNNVYLIRDDRVNARLIAFDVTNGKLRWESARPEARGGYGTPIVWDDQIIVPGSVQLNSYDLESGKQRWLVDGLSPVSCTTPVLGNGRLYQGAWCPGGFDSPRAPWAEFLATHDKNTDNKVGESDLGTRTWNFMRGMDKNENDAIDSDDWELMTTTSNRTKNLLVAIEAGGKGDITTSHVSWSHRKGLPYVSSPLFYEGRIYMIKDGGILSSLNADTGELYFESKIEGAGKYYASPVAANGHLYLSSLDGLFSVVKAGGNEPQLVHQADFGERIFATPAIVENKIYVRTETKLYAFGSGAKN